Genomic DNA from Sporosarcina sp. ANT_H38:
TATTGCTAGACGTGACTAATCCACTAATGTTAGCGGGGTTAGACAAAGAAGCGGGTTGACGCTTATATTCAGTGGCCATAACCTCTGTCCCATTATCTGCCGCTGTTGGATTAGCTGTGTAAAGCGCAACATATGCGGATGAACCGAGTATGTTTGAAAGTGCTGCTAATGCCGCATGGTTACTTAAATTCATTTTTATACAGCCCCTTTAGGAAATGGATCGCACCGAAAAGTAACGGTGAAATCCGCTATTTCCTCAAAATCTGTTAATTGTTCTAAAGTAATACCTGATACTACTTTTGCGTTATAAATATAAGTCGGATCGTCATCAAAAATAAGTGGCTGTCGGTCATTTGTCGTCAACCACGCAGCAATCAATCTACCAGCGGCAAAGAGTTCTGGAAGCGTATCTTTTTTCAGAGTAAACACCACATCAATGAAAACATCTTTTAATGATTTATCAGGAATTAAAAAACTCCCACTTTTATGCGGGATTTCAACGTACGTATCTTTGTTTTCGGGCAATAAATGACGTTTTGACGATATCAATGTTAATTGGTGTGCTTTGCAATGCACACCGTTAAATTTAACCCCGTTCATAGCTTAACCCCTCCCCCTTCCGCGTCCAGTTTGTGTTTGTAACGTCAATAATTCACGCGCTGTATATTTTATGGTTTTTCTTGCAATGACCGCACCGTCAATTGGTATTTCAATGGATAGATTAATATCATTACCGCTGTTGTTATCCATCGTTGCAGCAATCGCTTTACCGATGGCACCGAGTGTAGAATCATTGAGCGGTAATACTGCTTCGGGACCCGCTTCTCCACAAATTGTTATCGTAAAGGCTCTTTATCCTCTACTTCCGGGAGTTTCCTCGCATGATTGGACGTCTATTCGTCCACGGTTCAGACTATATCTTTACCTTTGCTATTCGCATTAAAGGCAGTGGTTGTTCGTGGGCAGATTATTGTGTACAATCACTCACTGCCTAGTCGTTACACCTTCCAGCTACTTTTATTTGTTTTCGCTGGCTTGGCTCGGTATTAGCATGGCATTAGATAATATTTCGTTTACATTATCAATATCAAAGTATGGTATTCGTAATAGTGGGATACTATTTTTCT
This window encodes:
- a CDS encoding distal tail protein Dit; translation: MNGVKFNGVHCKAHQLTLISSKRHLLPENKDTYVEIPHKSGSFLIPDKSLKDVFIDVVFTLKKDTLPELFAAGRLIAAWLTTNDRQPLIFDDDPTYIYNAKVVSGITLEQLTDFEEIADFTVTFRCDPFPKGAV